From the genome of Methylocystis bryophila, one region includes:
- the vnfD gene encoding nitrogenase vanadium-iron protein, alpha chain yields the protein MPMVLLECDKAIPEREQHIYLKVEGEDSRDYLPVSNASTIPGTLSERGCAFCGAKLVIGGVLKDTIQMIHGPIGCAYDTWHTKRYPTDNGHFNMKYVWSTDMKESHIVFGGEKRLEKSINEAFDEMPDIKRMFVYTTCPTALIGDDIKAVAKKVMQERPDVDIFTCECPGFAGVSQSKGHHVLNIGWINEKVGTLEPEITSDYTMNFIGDFNIQGDTQLLQTYWDRLGIQVIAHFTGNGTYDDLRCMHRAQLNVVNCARSSGYIANELKKQYGIPRLDIDSWGFSYMAEGIRKICAFFGIEERGEKLIEEEYAKWKGKLDWYKERLQGKKMAIWTGGPRLWHWTKSVEDDLGIQVVAMSSKFGHQEDFEKVIARGQNGTYYIDDGNELEFFEIIDLVKPDVIFTGPRVGELVKKLHIPYVNGHGYHNGPYMGFEGFVNLARDTYNAVHNPLLKLAATDIRDDQAVRFLEAAE from the coding sequence ATGCCTATGGTTCTGTTGGAATGCGACAAGGCGATACCCGAACGTGAACAGCACATTTATCTCAAGGTCGAGGGTGAGGACTCCCGCGACTATCTGCCGGTCTCCAACGCCTCCACGATCCCAGGCACGCTGTCCGAACGCGGCTGCGCCTTCTGCGGCGCCAAGCTGGTCATCGGCGGCGTGCTCAAGGACACGATCCAGATGATCCATGGGCCGATCGGCTGCGCCTACGACACCTGGCACACCAAGCGCTATCCGACCGACAACGGCCACTTCAACATGAAATATGTGTGGTCCACGGACATGAAGGAGAGCCACATCGTCTTCGGCGGCGAGAAACGCCTCGAAAAGTCGATCAACGAAGCCTTCGACGAAATGCCCGACATCAAGCGCATGTTCGTCTACACGACATGCCCCACCGCGCTCATCGGCGACGACATCAAGGCGGTCGCCAAGAAAGTCATGCAAGAACGACCCGACGTCGACATTTTCACCTGCGAGTGCCCCGGCTTTGCGGGCGTGTCGCAGTCAAAGGGCCACCACGTTCTCAACATCGGCTGGATCAACGAAAAGGTCGGCACGCTGGAGCCTGAGATCACCAGCGACTACACGATGAATTTCATCGGCGATTTCAACATCCAGGGCGACACCCAGCTGCTGCAGACCTATTGGGACAGGCTCGGCATCCAGGTCATCGCGCATTTTACCGGCAACGGAACGTATGACGACCTTCGCTGCATGCACCGCGCTCAGCTCAATGTCGTGAACTGCGCGCGCTCCTCGGGATACATCGCCAACGAGCTCAAGAAGCAATATGGCATTCCCCGCCTCGACATCGACTCCTGGGGCTTCTCCTATATGGCGGAGGGCATCCGCAAGATATGCGCCTTCTTCGGCATCGAGGAGCGCGGCGAGAAGCTGATCGAGGAGGAATACGCTAAGTGGAAGGGCAAGCTCGACTGGTACAAGGAGCGCCTGCAAGGAAAGAAGATGGCGATCTGGACCGGCGGCCCGCGCCTATGGCACTGGACCAAGTCGGTCGAGGACGACCTCGGCATCCAAGTGGTCGCCATGTCCTCGAAGTTCGGCCATCAGGAGGACTTCGAGAAGGTCATCGCGCGCGGACAGAACGGCACCTATTACATCGATGACGGCAATGAGCTCGAGTTCTTCGAGATCATCGATCTCGTCAAGCCCGACGTCATCTTTACCGGCCCGCGCGTCGGCGAGCTCGTGAAGAAGCTGCATATCCCCTATGTGAACGGCCACGGGTACCACAACGGCCCCTACATGGGTTTCGAAGGCTTCGTGAACCTCGCTCGCGACACCTACAACGCCGTCCACAACCCGCTGCTGAAACTCGCTGCGACCGACATCCGCGACGATCAAGCCGTTCGCTTCCTGGAGGCCGCGGAATGA
- a CDS encoding glycosyltransferase family 2 protein: protein MPKVSVIIPLYQSERYICETIRTVQAQTFKDFEIVVVDDGSSDRGPALAEGTGEPRLRVVHQENRGLSGARNGGIAHAKGQYLAFLDADDRWTPEKLQRHVEQLDSEPMIGVSFSASALMDDDAKDMGLVQRPIRLAFDAASVFCRNPVGNGSAPVIRRETLDAIAFFDTERGRLCWFDESFRQSEDIECWTRIAATTNWKFGYVDAPLTRYRVNAQGLSANVDVQLETWRRFRRKVAAYAPSLEARAGDLAEAYQLRYLARRAIRSSHYAQGLKLVWEALKLKPRIVLAEPARTLTTLAAGLAGVVLPRSLVDRMARAAMRRAASLRI, encoded by the coding sequence ATGCCGAAAGTCTCCGTCATCATCCCACTCTACCAAAGCGAACGCTATATCTGCGAAACGATCCGCACCGTGCAGGCGCAGACCTTCAAGGATTTTGAAATCGTCGTCGTGGACGACGGCTCCAGCGATCGTGGCCCGGCTTTGGCCGAAGGGACGGGCGAGCCGCGACTGCGCGTCGTGCATCAGGAAAATCGCGGGCTGTCCGGCGCGCGCAATGGCGGAATCGCGCATGCAAAAGGACAATATCTCGCCTTCCTCGACGCCGACGACCGTTGGACGCCGGAAAAGCTGCAACGCCATGTCGAGCAGCTCGACTCAGAGCCCATGATCGGCGTGAGTTTCAGCGCCTCCGCGCTCATGGACGACGACGCCAAGGACATGGGTCTCGTGCAAAGGCCGATCCGTCTCGCCTTCGACGCCGCCAGCGTCTTTTGCCGCAATCCCGTCGGCAATGGATCGGCGCCCGTCATCAGGCGGGAGACCTTGGACGCGATCGCCTTCTTCGACACGGAGCGCGGCCGTCTCTGCTGGTTCGACGAAAGCTTCCGGCAGTCCGAGGACATCGAGTGCTGGACGCGCATCGCGGCGACGACAAATTGGAAATTCGGTTATGTGGACGCTCCATTGACGCGATATCGCGTCAACGCTCAAGGCCTGTCCGCGAACGTCGATGTGCAGCTGGAAACCTGGCGCCGCTTCCGCAGGAAGGTCGCAGCCTATGCGCCGTCTCTTGAGGCGCGCGCGGGAGACCTCGCGGAAGCCTACCAGCTGCGCTACCTGGCGCGCCGCGCCATTCGTTCATCGCATTACGCGCAAGGGCTCAAGCTTGTTTGGGAGGCCTTGAAACTGAAACCGAGAATCGTTCTGGCCGAACCCGCACGAACGCTGACCACGCTCGCGGCGGGGCTTGCCGGAGTGGTTCTCCCTCGAAGCCTTGTCGACAGAATGGCGCGCGCGGCGATGCGCCGCGCGGCAAGCCTGCGCATCTGA
- a CDS encoding WecB/TagA/CpsF family glycosyltransferase: protein MSLTQAAILNSALLRNARRSSLLWQDSAAYEPTVELFDLTIRNSSLEQAAIDLAKRARIGRRMRVSFVNAHVINVAASNPAYARVLQGVDRLYADGSGMALAARWNGSPLADNVNGTDLFPLLCAEAEKAGVTIFLLGGKPGVAKAAAKTVKAMGHDDVIAGVHHGYINSPADTQRVIEEINASGASILLVGMGVPVQDIWIASHFDSLKTSVVVAVGGLFDYFSGNVSRAPTVLRSIGCEWTWRLMQEPGRLGSRYLIGNVAFVLRALAFVAREQFEAPLQGSGAS from the coding sequence ATGTCCCTTACCCAAGCAGCGATCCTCAACAGCGCGCTTCTTCGCAACGCGAGACGCTCGTCGTTGCTATGGCAGGACTCCGCGGCCTATGAGCCCACGGTCGAGCTGTTCGATCTAACGATCCGCAACAGCAGCCTGGAGCAGGCGGCAATTGACCTGGCCAAGCGCGCGCGCATCGGCCGCCGCATGCGTGTGAGCTTCGTCAATGCTCATGTCATCAACGTCGCGGCGAGCAACCCTGCCTATGCGCGCGTTCTCCAGGGCGTCGACCGGCTCTACGCCGACGGCAGCGGCATGGCGCTCGCCGCCCGCTGGAACGGCTCGCCGCTCGCCGACAATGTGAATGGCACCGACCTCTTCCCGCTGCTCTGCGCGGAGGCCGAAAAGGCGGGCGTGACGATCTTCCTGCTCGGCGGCAAGCCTGGCGTGGCCAAGGCCGCAGCGAAAACCGTCAAGGCCATGGGCCATGACGATGTGATCGCCGGCGTGCATCACGGCTACATCAACAGCCCTGCAGACACGCAGCGCGTCATCGAAGAGATCAACGCCAGCGGCGCCTCGATCCTGCTGGTCGGCATGGGCGTGCCCGTGCAAGACATCTGGATCGCGAGCCACTTCGACTCGTTGAAAACTTCGGTGGTGGTCGCCGTCGGCGGATTGTTCGACTACTTCTCCGGAAACGTCTCGCGCGCGCCGACCGTCCTGCGCTCCATCGGCTGCGAATGGACCTGGCGTCTGATGCAAGAGCCGGGTCGACTGGGATCGCGCTACCTGATCGGCAATGTGGCCTTCGTCCTCCGGGCGCTGGCCTTCGTGGCGCGGGAGCAGTTTGAAGCGCCGCTCCAGGGAAGCGGGGCAAGCTAA
- the vnfG gene encoding V-containing nitrogenase subunit delta yields the protein MSEQQIMQLFDYVQKRYLWQFFSRSWDRQENIEGIIATATDLLNDRHTHKHAPMDRLFYADAKEMVKDFRENFPWICELEPTKINEVMQGLKAMLVDHTITKSLNHELNHTLY from the coding sequence ATGAGCGAGCAGCAAATCATGCAACTCTTCGACTATGTGCAAAAGCGCTACCTGTGGCAGTTCTTTTCGCGGTCTTGGGACCGGCAGGAGAACATCGAGGGGATCATCGCTACGGCGACCGACCTCTTGAACGACAGGCACACGCATAAGCACGCGCCGATGGATCGGCTGTTCTATGCCGATGCGAAGGAGATGGTGAAGGACTTCAGGGAGAACTTCCCCTGGATCTGCGAGCTGGAGCCCACCAAAATCAACGAGGTGATGCAAGGCCTGAAAGCCATGCTCGTCGACCACACCATCACGAAGTCGTTGAACCACGAGCTCAACCACACGCTCTATTGA
- a CDS encoding Crp/Fnr family transcriptional regulator — translation MVHDFVGSFDLFGFLAWVRARIDHGFPLYLSNLFNWMEVAMSVAAAFATRMIPLRYISMLGNAAGLAYGLGSGSFSSIVEYGVSLPLNAARARQMRKLIVAVRQAAETDLNIEWLKPFAHARRFKAGEMIFRKGDKASEAFIVTEGEVEIPEAGANLRPGDMFGEMALFTHDGARLASAVCRTDVETLYITYEEFEQHYFQNPEFGLYLVRLIVRRLERNHRRALSRLEAV, via the coding sequence ATGGTTCACGATTTCGTCGGCTCTTTCGATCTCTTCGGCTTTCTCGCCTGGGTCCGCGCGAGGATCGATCACGGTTTTCCCCTCTATCTGTCCAATCTGTTCAACTGGATGGAGGTCGCGATGTCGGTGGCCGCCGCCTTTGCGACGCGGATGATCCCGCTGCGCTACATCTCGATGCTCGGCAACGCCGCGGGCCTCGCCTATGGGCTGGGCAGCGGCAGTTTTTCGTCGATCGTCGAGTATGGCGTGAGCTTGCCGCTCAACGCGGCCAGGGCGCGACAGATGCGCAAGCTCATCGTCGCGGTGCGCCAGGCGGCAGAGACCGATCTCAACATCGAGTGGCTCAAGCCCTTCGCGCATGCGCGGCGTTTCAAGGCGGGGGAGATGATCTTCCGCAAGGGCGACAAGGCGTCGGAAGCCTTCATCGTGACCGAAGGCGAGGTCGAGATTCCCGAGGCCGGCGCGAATTTGCGCCCAGGCGACATGTTTGGCGAGATGGCGTTGTTCACGCATGACGGCGCGCGCCTCGCCTCGGCCGTCTGCAGGACGGATGTCGAGACTCTCTACATCACCTATGAGGAATTCGAGCAGCACTACTTCCAGAACCCGGAGTTCGGGCTTTATCTCGTGCGGCTGATCGTGCGCCGCCTCGAGAGGAACCATCGCCGGGCGCTGAGCCGGCTGGAGGCGGTCTAG
- the phnE gene encoding phosphonate ABC transporter, permease protein PhnE: MTDSSVLCDFLPLAGEWRRRQWAGLGVAALAMSVVLVAFILAGAFDPARYSDAAATLLRLAGDSLPPDFGRWREWRRPLAETLATGVAGTALGALLALPLAALAAENVSPSIRLAQLVRLGLNALRSLPGLIWGVVFVAAVGFGPLPGVLALGAHSCGMLGKLFFEAMEHVDPGPGAALRANGVSALGVFRFVILPQALPRLTDALIYRLEHNLRAATTLGLVGAGGLGLEIVTAFHLFEYREASALILVLLALVTLVNFLGATLRRGFLNRA, encoded by the coding sequence ATGACGGACTCCTCCGTTCTCTGCGATTTTCTCCCTCTGGCGGGCGAGTGGCGCCGCCGGCAGTGGGCCGGCCTCGGCGTGGCGGCGCTTGCGATGAGCGTCGTCCTCGTCGCCTTCATTTTGGCGGGCGCTTTCGATCCCGCGCGCTACTCCGATGCGGCGGCGACTCTGCTGCGTCTTGCCGGCGACTCTCTTCCGCCCGACTTCGGCCGTTGGCGGGAGTGGAGGCGTCCGCTGGCGGAGACTTTGGCCACGGGCGTAGCGGGCACCGCGCTGGGCGCTTTGCTGGCCTTGCCGCTGGCCGCGCTCGCCGCAGAAAACGTCAGCCCCTCGATCCGGCTCGCTCAACTGGTTCGGCTCGGGCTCAATGCGTTGCGTTCTCTCCCCGGCCTCATCTGGGGAGTCGTCTTCGTCGCCGCTGTCGGCTTCGGTCCACTGCCCGGCGTGCTGGCGCTGGGCGCTCATTCGTGCGGGATGCTCGGCAAGTTATTCTTTGAGGCGATGGAGCATGTCGACCCCGGCCCGGGAGCCGCCCTGCGCGCCAATGGCGTGTCAGCACTCGGCGTCTTTCGCTTCGTCATCCTTCCGCAGGCGCTGCCGCGCCTCACGGACGCGCTCATCTATCGCCTCGAGCACAATCTGCGCGCGGCGACAACTCTCGGCCTCGTTGGAGCCGGCGGCTTGGGCCTGGAGATTGTGACCGCCTTCCACCTCTTCGAATATCGCGAGGCCTCGGCGCTCATCCTGGTGTTGCTGGCGCTCGTGACTCTGGTGAATTTTCTGGGGGCGACGCTACGGCGAGGCTTTTTGAATCGCGCGTAA
- a CDS encoding phosphonate ABC transporter ATP-binding protein, with translation MNMLVSPRSHVLDFALTVEDVDVERSGRRILDSVSTGFERGRVTAIVGPSGAGKTTLINVINGLVVPRRGGVRTPEIGALVEATQWARLRRATSTIFQDNSLIGRLSALDNVLLGLAETRHPLSLAPWSSSARERAARSLRDVRLLDRAFERVEKLSGGERQRVGVARALVKNPRVLLGDEPFSSLDPLLARQLGENLRSLATRDGVTVLLVLHQTSLARALADRIVGVNAGHIVFDGPVELFDEETEAAIFAGAARGALT, from the coding sequence ATGAACATGCTGGTCTCTCCGCGCAGCCATGTGCTCGATTTCGCGCTGACGGTCGAGGACGTCGACGTCGAGCGGAGCGGGCGGCGCATCCTCGATAGCGTCTCGACGGGATTCGAGCGCGGTCGCGTGACGGCGATTGTCGGTCCCTCCGGCGCCGGGAAGACCACGCTCATCAATGTGATCAACGGCCTCGTGGTCCCCCGTCGCGGCGGCGTCCGAACACCCGAGATCGGAGCGCTGGTCGAGGCGACGCAGTGGGCGCGCCTGCGCCGAGCGACCTCGACGATCTTTCAAGACAACTCCCTAATCGGTCGCCTGAGCGCGTTGGACAATGTTCTGCTGGGTCTCGCGGAGACGCGCCACCCGCTGTCCCTAGCGCCCTGGTCATCGTCGGCGCGCGAGCGCGCTGCGCGATCGCTCCGGGACGTGAGGCTGCTCGACAGAGCCTTCGAACGCGTTGAGAAACTTTCGGGCGGAGAGCGGCAACGCGTCGGCGTCGCGCGCGCCTTGGTCAAGAATCCGCGCGTTCTGCTTGGCGATGAACCCTTTTCCTCGCTCGATCCGCTGCTGGCGCGTCAACTCGGCGAGAATCTGCGCAGCCTCGCAACGCGCGACGGCGTCACGGTCCTTCTCGTGTTGCACCAGACTTCGCTCGCACGAGCGCTGGCGGATCGCATCGTCGGCGTCAACGCGGGACATATCGTCTTCGATGGGCCAGTCGAGCTCTTCGACGAGGAAACCGAAGCCGCAATCTTCGCCGGCGCCGCGCGGGGCGCGCTGACATGA
- a CDS encoding sugar transferase, with the protein MSLTTTFEIRNNALLGSVARSPMLKRVVDIVGALGALTLFAPLFLVTAIAIRLESKGPVFFRQTRVGKNGAPFSMVKFRSMVVGADALHAKMQGATTSRHDIRYKNQNDPRITLTGRFIRRYSIDELPQFWNVLIGDMSLVGPRPALPSEVAKYAPSDRVRLRVKPGITCLWQIGGRANIDFVGQVALDRQYVRDQSIVLDLWILLRTPYAVLCGEGAY; encoded by the coding sequence ATGTCGCTCACCACCACCTTCGAGATCCGCAATAACGCGCTGCTTGGCAGCGTAGCCCGTTCGCCGATGTTGAAGCGGGTTGTCGACATCGTCGGCGCTCTTGGCGCGCTCACGCTGTTTGCGCCCCTGTTCCTGGTGACGGCGATCGCCATCAGGCTGGAGTCGAAGGGTCCGGTCTTCTTCCGCCAAACGCGGGTCGGCAAGAACGGCGCTCCCTTCTCCATGGTGAAGTTCCGTTCGATGGTCGTCGGAGCCGATGCTCTGCATGCGAAGATGCAGGGCGCGACCACGTCCCGTCACGACATCCGCTACAAGAACCAAAACGACCCGCGCATCACGCTGACCGGCCGTTTCATCCGCAGATACTCGATCGACGAGCTTCCGCAATTCTGGAACGTGCTCATCGGCGACATGTCCCTCGTCGGTCCGCGTCCGGCGCTTCCGTCGGAAGTGGCGAAATATGCCCCGAGCGATCGCGTTCGACTGCGCGTGAAGCCAGGCATCACCTGCCTCTGGCAGATCGGAGGACGTGCGAATATCGACTTCGTCGGTCAGGTTGCGCTCGACCGCCAATATGTCCGGGATCAGTCGATCGTCCTCGATCTCTGGATCCTCCTGCGCACCCCCTATGCGGTGCTCTGCGGCGAGGGCGCGTATTAA
- the phnD gene encoding phosphate/phosphite/phosphonate ABC transporter substrate-binding protein: protein MARVLRWISIAALAATLGLSAANAAERPKKLLIGLLPGESAPTVMRLNEPLRSYLEERLKLPVEIVVGANYAATSEALRFGRIDVAYLGPVTYILQSKRSPLEPFARPSHASVGATFQATIIVPASSPAKTLTDLKGGEIAFGDPASTSGTWVPRWQLLKAGLVSGRDYTMRVLGAHDAVALAVENGKVAAGGLSKPIFERLLKEGKISAGKVRVLEESPPIPEYMWTFRAGFDPAFKDEVRAAILEMKDAGALSVFRAQAFVPAVDSDVEIVREWIAAIQAAGGATAWAPK, encoded by the coding sequence ATGGCGCGTGTTCTACGTTGGATCTCGATCGCGGCGCTCGCCGCGACGCTCGGACTGAGTGCAGCGAATGCCGCAGAGCGGCCGAAGAAGCTTCTGATCGGCTTGCTGCCCGGCGAATCGGCGCCGACAGTGATGCGTCTCAACGAGCCGCTGCGTAGCTATCTCGAGGAACGGCTCAAGCTGCCGGTCGAGATCGTTGTCGGCGCGAATTACGCAGCGACTTCCGAAGCCTTGCGCTTCGGTCGGATCGACGTCGCCTATCTCGGGCCCGTCACCTACATCCTGCAGTCGAAGCGATCGCCTCTGGAGCCTTTCGCGCGGCCAAGCCACGCCAGCGTCGGAGCGACGTTTCAGGCGACGATTATCGTTCCCGCCAGCAGCCCCGCCAAGACGCTCACCGATCTCAAGGGAGGAGAGATCGCCTTCGGCGATCCGGCGTCGACCTCGGGGACATGGGTTCCGCGTTGGCAATTGCTGAAGGCAGGTCTCGTGTCCGGCCGCGACTATACGATGCGCGTTCTTGGCGCGCATGACGCCGTCGCGCTCGCGGTCGAAAACGGCAAGGTGGCCGCCGGCGGATTGTCGAAGCCGATCTTCGAGCGTCTGCTCAAAGAGGGCAAAATCTCAGCTGGAAAGGTGCGCGTGCTCGAGGAGTCTCCGCCGATCCCCGAGTATATGTGGACCTTCCGCGCGGGTTTCGATCCGGCCTTCAAGGACGAGGTTCGCGCAGCCATTCTGGAGATGAAGGACGCCGGCGCGCTCAGCGTCTTCCGGGCGCAAGCCTTCGTTCCCGCAGTAGATTCGGATGTCGAAATTGTCCGTGAGTGGATCGCGGCCATTCAGGCGGCGGGCGGCGCAACCGCATGGGCGCCGAAATGA
- a CDS encoding MgtC/SapB family protein: MSSLLNFNALGFEKTLLAFFVAVTLGAIIGAERQWRQRNAGLRTNALVALGASAFVDLATRLNGNLGGVQVLAYIASGVGFLGAGVILKDGANIRGLNTAATIWCSAVTGGFAGAGLPVEAFALALFVLGGNTFLRPLVTLIERAPIDERALEGIYDVRLTVTPSQRDILRDLLVEKLEAASYPVRDIEEAERDDEVELIATLAATSVHPKELDAVTNDLERVAGVRHATWGSRSED, translated from the coding sequence ATGTCATCTCTCCTGAATTTCAACGCGTTGGGATTCGAGAAGACGCTTCTCGCCTTCTTCGTCGCCGTGACGCTCGGCGCGATCATCGGCGCCGAGCGTCAGTGGCGGCAGCGCAACGCGGGCCTGCGCACCAACGCGCTCGTAGCGCTGGGCGCGTCGGCCTTCGTCGATCTGGCGACGCGGCTCAACGGCAATCTCGGCGGGGTGCAGGTGCTTGCATACATCGCCTCGGGCGTGGGTTTTCTCGGCGCGGGCGTGATTCTCAAGGACGGCGCGAACATACGCGGTCTCAATACGGCGGCGACGATTTGGTGCTCGGCCGTCACCGGCGGCTTTGCGGGCGCGGGCTTGCCCGTCGAGGCGTTTGCGCTGGCCCTTTTCGTGCTCGGCGGCAATACTTTCCTACGGCCGCTCGTCACGCTGATCGAACGCGCGCCAATCGACGAGCGCGCGCTCGAAGGAATTTACGACGTGCGCCTGACGGTGACGCCGTCGCAGCGGGACATATTGCGCGATCTCCTGGTCGAGAAGCTCGAGGCGGCGAGCTATCCGGTGCGCGACATAGAGGAGGCCGAGCGCGACGACGAGGTCGAGCTCATCGCGACGCTCGCCGCGACGAGCGTGCATCCCAAGGAGCTCGACGCGGTCACGAACGATCTGGAACGGGTCGCGGGCGTGCGCCACGCCACCTGGGGCTCGCGCAGCGAAGATTGA
- a CDS encoding NifB/NifX family molybdenum-iron cluster-binding protein encodes MDAPHLRIAITTNSLVDLDANFVVAKQFVFYDVSAEDSEFVDVVQFARGGKGKAKGGGKANNGGRCIMDDMENDDGTGYDPLLDRVAALDGCGILFTLGLSDLAAVRVHDLKVFPVKSERMRPIDEVIAQVQSMMSGSQPLWMRRALSRRNGTPLQEQTAY; translated from the coding sequence ATGGACGCTCCCCATCTCCGTATCGCCATCACGACAAACAGCCTCGTCGATCTCGACGCGAATTTCGTCGTCGCCAAACAGTTCGTCTTCTATGACGTTTCGGCGGAGGATTCGGAGTTCGTTGACGTCGTGCAATTCGCCCGGGGCGGCAAGGGAAAAGCGAAGGGGGGCGGCAAAGCCAATAATGGCGGACGCTGCATCATGGACGACATGGAGAACGACGACGGCACGGGGTACGATCCCTTGCTGGACCGGGTCGCAGCGCTTGACGGCTGCGGCATTCTGTTCACCCTGGGATTGAGCGATCTCGCCGCCGTGCGCGTTCACGACTTGAAGGTCTTTCCGGTCAAGAGCGAGCGGATGAGACCGATCGACGAGGTGATTGCGCAAGTTCAATCGATGATGTCGGGCTCCCAGCCCCTTTGGATGCGCCGCGCGCTGAGCCGGCGCAACGGGACGCCGCTGCAAGAGCAGACCGCCTATTGA
- a CDS encoding nitrogenase component 1, which translates to MGCEITTRERAGVINPMYDCQPAGAQYAGIGMKDCIPLVHGGQGCTMFVRLLFAQHFKENFDVASTSLHEDSAVFGGHKRIQDGVLTLVRRYPDLRIIQVITTCSTEVIGDDIEGNIRYAEEQIAKEFPGRKVYVVPVHTPSFKNSQVGGYSECVLSTWKTIAKEKVAPTGKLNIFPGWVNPGDVQLLKHYAKEMGVDASIFLDTQDFDSPMLPDKSIHTHGRTTVEDIRASTGALGSLSLARYEAASTVDFLKKEFDVPGHTVSSPYGIANTDAMLRKISEITGKPIPLSLVEERGVAIDALQDLAHMFFANKRVAIFGHPDLVIGLAEFCIEVELEPALLLLGDDNTRYKKDPRIVALKERVNWDMEVVCNADLWELERRIKDDPKKYDLILGHSKGRYVAIDANIPMARVGFPTFDRAGLYRHPTMGYRGAMLLAEQIANAMFTHMEYVRDREWILNTW; encoded by the coding sequence ATGGGTTGCGAAATCACTACGCGCGAAAGGGCCGGCGTCATCAATCCGATGTACGACTGCCAGCCGGCTGGCGCGCAATATGCCGGAATCGGCATGAAGGATTGCATACCGCTCGTGCATGGCGGTCAGGGCTGCACCATGTTCGTGCGCTTGCTGTTCGCCCAGCACTTCAAGGAGAACTTTGACGTCGCCTCGACCTCGCTCCACGAGGACTCGGCGGTGTTCGGCGGCCATAAGCGTATTCAGGACGGCGTATTGACGCTCGTGCGCCGCTATCCCGACCTGCGCATAATCCAGGTCATCACGACCTGCTCGACCGAGGTCATCGGCGACGACATCGAAGGCAACATCCGATACGCCGAAGAGCAGATCGCCAAGGAGTTTCCGGGCCGCAAGGTCTATGTCGTGCCGGTGCATACGCCGAGCTTCAAGAACAGCCAGGTTGGCGGTTACTCCGAATGCGTGCTTTCGACTTGGAAGACCATCGCCAAAGAGAAGGTCGCCCCGACCGGCAAGCTGAACATCTTCCCTGGCTGGGTCAATCCCGGCGACGTGCAGCTCCTCAAGCATTACGCCAAGGAGATGGGCGTCGACGCGTCGATCTTCCTGGATACGCAGGATTTCGACTCGCCGATGCTGCCTGACAAGTCGATCCACACGCATGGGCGCACGACGGTTGAGGACATTCGGGCCTCGACGGGCGCGCTCGGCTCGCTTTCGCTCGCGCGCTACGAGGCTGCGAGCACGGTCGACTTCCTCAAAAAGGAATTTGATGTGCCGGGGCATACCGTATCCTCGCCCTACGGCATCGCCAACACCGACGCGATGCTCAGAAAGATCAGCGAGATCACCGGGAAGCCCATTCCCCTCTCGCTCGTCGAGGAGCGCGGCGTCGCGATCGACGCGCTGCAGGACTTGGCGCACATGTTCTTCGCCAACAAGCGAGTCGCGATCTTTGGGCACCCGGACCTCGTCATCGGATTGGCCGAGTTCTGCATCGAAGTCGAGCTCGAGCCGGCCCTTCTGCTGCTTGGAGACGACAACACCCGTTACAAGAAGGACCCGCGCATCGTCGCCCTCAAGGAGCGCGTGAACTGGGACATGGAAGTTGTCTGCAACGCCGACCTCTGGGAGCTCGAGCGTCGTATCAAGGACGATCCCAAGAAATACGATCTGATCCTCGGACACTCCAAGGGCCGTTATGTCGCGATCGACGCCAACATTCCCATGGCGCGCGTCGGCTTCCCGACCTTCGATCGCGCAGGTCTCTATCGCCATCCCACGATGGGATATCGCGGCGCGATGCTGCTCGCCGAGCAGATCGCCAATGCAATGTTCACGCACATGGAATATGTGCGCGATCGCGAATGGATCCTCAACACCTGGTGA